A window of Mycolicibacterium holsaticum DSM 44478 = JCM 12374 genomic DNA:
GGGTAGTTCTCGCGTCTGCCTCGACGGGTCGCCGAAAAGTATTGCGTCAGGCGGGAATCGATCCGCTCGTCATCGTTTCCGGCGTCGACGAGGACGCTGCGCTTGCAAACCTGGACCCCGCGGCAACACCTGCGGAGGTGACCGCGGCGCTGGCCGCGGCCAAGGCCGAGGCGGTCGTCGACGTGCTCGATCCAGCTGTGGCGGCCGATTGCGTTGTGATCGGCTGTGATTCGATGCTGTACCGCGACGGAGCGTTGGCAGGTAAGCCGGCATCAGCCGAGGCGGCCCGTGCCGGCTGGCAGCAGATGGCAGGCACATCCGGTGAGCTCTACACCGGGCACTGCGTTATTCGCTTGCAAGACAAGGCTGTTACGTATCGAGGCGCCGACAGCACGGCCACCACGGTGCGGTTCGGGGTGCCATCGGCGGGCGAACTCGACGCCTACGTCGCCTCCGGTGAGCCGACGTCGGTGGCGGGCGGCTTCACCATCGACGGGCTCGGCGGCTGGTTCATCGAGGGTGTCGACGGTGACCCGTCGTCGGTGGTCGGCATCGGCCTGCCGCTGACCCGGCGGCTGTTGACCGCTGCGGGCCTGGCGCTGGCCGACCTCTGGGCAGCCAACCCGGTCACCTCACCCCTTCCGGCGAGCGGAGAATAGCGAGCGCGAAAAGGGGGCCTACATCAGGTCGTTGGGCGGGACATCGCTGCGGTGGGCGCGATACCACTCGACCGTGCGTTCCAGCCCGTCGTCGAGGCTGACCTGCGGCGACCACCCGAGCCCGCGCATCTTGGCGATGTCAGGACAGCGCCGCTTGGTGCCGCCCTCGGGGGCGTCGCCGGGCTGGATGTCCAGGTCCACGCCGATGATCTTGGCGATGCGGGCTGCCAACTCGCGGATGGTCAGTTCGTCGTCGTTGCCAATGTGGTAGATCTCGCGGTGCGCGCCCTTTTCGTACATCGTGAGGATGCCGTCGACACAATCGTCGACGTAGAGGAACGACCGCGTCTCGGTGCCGTCCCCCTGGATCGGTAGCACGCCGTCACCGGCCTGCTGCGCGGCCAGCGTGCGCATGATCAGCTGCGGCTCGACGTGCTTCCACCCCATGTCGGGCCCAAACACGTTGTGCGGCCGGAAAACCTGCACTTTGCGGTAGTGCTCCTGGCCGTAGTTGAATGCGATCAGCTCGCTGACGATCTTGGAACCGCCGTACGAGTAGCGCGGGTTGAGGCTGTCGGGCAGCATCAGCGGAACCGTCTCCGGGGTGGGGATCACCGACGGTGTCTGGTACACCTCGGCCGTCGACGCCACCACCAGGTCGGCGACGCCGGCGTTGCGTCCGGCGTTGCTCACCGCCAGCGCACCGCGCAGGCCCATGTCGAGCACCAGTTCGGGTCTCTTGTAGAAGTTTTCGGTGCCGTTGATGGCGGCCAGATGCATCACGACGTCGGCGCCTTTGAACGCACGCTCCAACGCGTCCTGGTCGCGCACGTCGTTGGTGAACAGTTCGATGTCGTCGGCGGCGTCGCCAAGCCGGCGTGCGTCACCGCGCACCATCGAGTCGACGACGGCCACGTTCCAGCCGTCGGCGACCATCCGCCGCAC
This region includes:
- a CDS encoding Maf family protein translates to MTRVVLASASTGRRKVLRQAGIDPLVIVSGVDEDAALANLDPAATPAEVTAALAAAKAEAVVDVLDPAVAADCVVIGCDSMLYRDGALAGKPASAEAARAGWQQMAGTSGELYTGHCVIRLQDKAVTYRGADSTATTVRFGVPSAGELDAYVASGEPTSVAGGFTIDGLGGWFIEGVDGDPSSVVGIGLPLTRRLLTAAGLALADLWAANPVTSPLPASGE
- a CDS encoding NAD-dependent epimerase/dehydratase family protein, whose protein sequence is MPDRVVITGGCGFIGAYLVRRMVADGWNVAVVDSMVRGDARRLGDAADDIELFTNDVRDQDALERAFKGADVVMHLAAINGTENFYKRPELVLDMGLRGALAVSNAGRNAGVADLVVASTAEVYQTPSVIPTPETVPLMLPDSLNPRYSYGGSKIVSELIAFNYGQEHYRKVQVFRPHNVFGPDMGWKHVEPQLIMRTLAAQQAGDGVLPIQGDGTETRSFLYVDDCVDGILTMYEKGAHREIYHIGNDDELTIRELAARIAKIIGVDLDIQPGDAPEGGTKRRCPDIAKMRGLGWSPQVSLDDGLERTVEWYRAHRSDVPPNDLM